In one window of Methanosarcina vacuolata Z-761 DNA:
- a CDS encoding FKBP-type peptidyl-prolyl cis-trans isomerase: MKARKKAVFFIAILLLVSTILGSGCTDSGSKGGDSRAVKSGDSVKIDYTGKLEDGTVFDTSKEDVAKQAGIYVEGREYTPLNFVVGSGQVIPGFDEGVIGMKVGEEKTLTIPPDKAYGEYEEARVLAVPIEELNLTNRSQIPEVGQTLRDMYGNQYKVTAVNDTHITLDANHELAGKTLIFDIKLISIE; encoded by the coding sequence ATGAAGGCCAGGAAAAAAGCAGTTTTCTTCATAGCTATACTGCTCCTGGTAAGTACAATTCTTGGCAGCGGATGCACGGATAGCGGGAGCAAGGGAGGAGACAGCAGAGCAGTAAAGTCCGGAGATTCTGTCAAGATCGACTATACCGGGAAGCTTGAAGACGGCACGGTTTTTGATACCTCAAAAGAAGACGTTGCAAAGCAGGCAGGTATATACGTTGAAGGACGGGAGTATACTCCTCTTAACTTTGTCGTTGGCTCGGGACAGGTAATCCCTGGTTTTGACGAAGGTGTAATCGGAATGAAAGTAGGGGAAGAAAAAACCCTGACGATCCCTCCAGATAAAGCTTATGGGGAATATGAGGAAGCAAGAGTCCTTGCTGTCCCGATTGAAGAATTAAATCTAACAAACCGATCCCAAATTCCTGAAGTGGGGCAAACCTTGAGAGATATGTACGGAAATCAGTACAAAGTAACAGCTGTAAACGATACGCATATCACTCTTGACGCCAATCATGAGCTTGCAGGCAAGACCCTGATTTTTGATATAAAACTAATCTCAATAGAATAA
- a CDS encoding FKBP-type peptidyl-prolyl cis-trans isomerase, with the protein MAEDITKDTSRIIKNGDTVSVNYVGKLEDGTIFDTSLKEVAIEAGKYNQMRNYEPLTFTVGVGQMIKGFDEGVVGMQVGEEKTLTIPPEEAYGEYREEFAREIPNNTVNFTPEVGMKLATDNGLTGTITDVNENNFVVDFNHELAGKTLIFSVTIVSVEE; encoded by the coding sequence ATGGCCGAGGATATAACAAAAGATACCAGTAGAATAATTAAGAATGGGGATACAGTCTCAGTTAATTATGTAGGAAAACTTGAAGATGGTACAATCTTCGATACTTCCTTAAAGGAAGTTGCTATCGAGGCAGGGAAATACAATCAGATGAGAAATTATGAACCCCTTACATTTACCGTCGGCGTAGGCCAGATGATAAAAGGATTTGATGAGGGCGTTGTCGGAATGCAAGTGGGAGAAGAAAAAACCCTTACAATCCCGCCTGAAGAAGCATATGGAGAGTACAGAGAAGAATTTGCAAGAGAGATCCCGAATAATACTGTTAATTTTACTCCGGAAGTCGGGATGAAGCTGGCTACGGACAATGGTCTGACAGGCACTATCACGGATGTAAACGAAAATAACTTTGTTGTAGACTTCAACCATGAGCTTGCAGGCAAGACCCTGATTTTCTCAGTCACAATCGTTTCTGTGGAGGAGTGA
- a CDS encoding UDP-2,3-diacylglucosamine diphosphatase, whose protein sequence is MSPETESAYIVVSDVHLGSEQCNQNEFCCFLEWINSLSSQENTDQIVKCKNKEVKIKKPCKIILLGDIVELWDPKDGDRDNVIKDSMRPLSLLTSVGCDKIYVVGNHDYSLGELEGKINWEHLCNETELDIYDSHYPKKDKNGIAHGFNIGNRSYFFLHGHQFDKEQAVLAYVSHLIGELWNPLNWFQVLYNIPFTKKHWKRNFVIFLGLVFGGKYLMWSAFLQSSFWVTAIWAIITGFFAFSSIPGIVAHTQEIIYKHINPLDKTAEEVITDEYYKKKKDTIQADVVVFGHTHFASYYPLDLSEKEGQKKKKLFVNSGCWVGTDEDINGKMRYSNTFIYIDKGGAYIMRWCGSGKIDCIDVV, encoded by the coding sequence ATGAGTCCTGAGACGGAGTCAGCTTACATAGTTGTCTCAGATGTGCATTTGGGTAGTGAACAATGTAATCAAAATGAGTTTTGTTGTTTTCTTGAGTGGATAAATAGTTTAAGCAGTCAAGAAAATACTGATCAGATTGTAAAATGTAAGAATAAAGAAGTCAAAATTAAAAAACCTTGCAAAATAATTCTGCTGGGAGATATTGTGGAATTGTGGGATCCTAAAGATGGTGATAGAGATAACGTTATTAAAGATTCTATGAGACCTCTCTCCTTACTCACAAGTGTCGGTTGTGACAAAATATACGTGGTTGGGAATCACGACTATTCTCTGGGTGAACTGGAAGGAAAGATTAACTGGGAACACCTGTGCAATGAAACAGAACTTGATATTTATGATAGTCACTATCCTAAAAAGGATAAAAATGGAATTGCCCATGGTTTCAATATAGGAAACAGGTCTTATTTCTTCCTTCATGGTCATCAATTCGACAAAGAGCAAGCAGTTCTTGCATATGTGTCTCATCTCATCGGTGAACTTTGGAATCCATTAAACTGGTTTCAGGTCCTTTATAATATCCCATTTACTAAAAAACACTGGAAAAGAAATTTTGTTATATTTTTAGGCCTGGTTTTTGGTGGAAAATATCTTATGTGGAGTGCGTTTCTACAATCCAGCTTCTGGGTCACTGCAATATGGGCTATAATTACTGGTTTTTTTGCATTTAGCTCCATTCCCGGTATTGTTGCACATACACAAGAAATTATATATAAGCATATAAATCCCCTGGATAAAACCGCAGAAGAAGTTATAACCGATGAATATTACAAGAAAAAGAAGGATACTATACAGGCAGATGTTGTTGTTTTTGGGCACACTCACTTTGCAAGTTACTATCCCCTTGATCTCTCTGAAAAAGAGGGTCAGAAAAAGAAAAAGTTATTTGTTAATAGCGGATGCTGGGTTGGAACAGATGAAGATATAAATGGAAAAATGCGTTACTCAAATACGTTTATATATATAGATAAAGGCGGAGCATATATTATGAGGTGGTGTGGTTCCGGTAAAATCGATTGTATTGATGTTGTGTGA
- a CDS encoding OB-fold nucleic acid binding domain-containing protein — MEKEEKVMVLLLFMTLTSLMTAYLCFGSELTASGQETGEEATPYSRESGEGEKVFLEAQVLSKRLTYTGGHLLLQVDCNSEVLSVFIPKTAGAEALNNSIQKGDFISVTGTVSEYEGKREIKVERKEDILLSYQR; from the coding sequence ATGGAAAAAGAAGAAAAAGTAATGGTACTGCTGCTGTTCATGACATTGACTTCTCTTATGACAGCTTATCTTTGCTTTGGGTCGGAACTTACAGCTTCTGGACAGGAGACCGGAGAAGAAGCCACGCCGTATAGCCGTGAGTCCGGTGAAGGGGAGAAGGTGTTCCTTGAAGCCCAGGTTTTGAGCAAACGGTTAACCTATACAGGCGGGCACCTGCTTTTACAGGTAGACTGCAACTCCGAAGTCCTGAGCGTCTTTATTCCGAAAACCGCAGGCGCAGAAGCTCTGAATAATTCAATTCAGAAAGGAGATTTCATCAGCGTAACTGGCACCGTTTCGGAGTATGAAGGGAAAAGGGAAATCAAGGTGGAAAGAAAAGAAGATATTCTTCTGAGTTATCAACGTTAA
- a CDS encoding nucleotidyltransferase family protein, with translation MKACIMCGGAGTRLRPLTFKHPKPSIPILNKPSVLHLIEHLSREGFNEIVMTLGYMGDLIEEQLGDGHMFGVHIEYVYEKEKLGTAGGIKNAEEYLKDEPFIVLGGDHVLNLDLREMYRFHEENDAPITIGLISIDDPREFGIADMDINNRIHRFLEKPKAGQIFSNLASTGIYVCSPSIFEWIPEGKKFDFAKDLFPFMLAADKKINGVLVRGQWTDVGSSAAYRQAQRWMLDALPGTTIEGNFTTRNARIKGPLSIGNNVCIGSNSSLVGPIVIGENTTIGDNVLIGPYSVIGSNCTIEDNTKILSSYLFDNVSIGKGSNISGGVVADETIIGEHCFLENGTVIGHKVLIGSNSTIHSGVKIWPEVVIDKDSSIKENVINSGYDAAHEGS, from the coding sequence ATGAAAGCGTGTATCATGTGTGGAGGGGCTGGGACAAGGCTCAGACCGCTAACTTTCAAGCATCCTAAACCCAGCATACCGATTCTTAATAAGCCGTCAGTCCTGCATCTGATAGAGCATCTTTCAAGGGAAGGGTTCAATGAAATAGTCATGACCCTGGGGTACATGGGAGATCTCATAGAAGAGCAGCTCGGAGATGGGCACATGTTTGGGGTACATATCGAATATGTGTATGAGAAAGAAAAACTCGGAACTGCAGGCGGTATTAAAAATGCTGAAGAATACCTGAAAGACGAGCCGTTTATCGTGCTTGGTGGGGATCACGTCCTCAACCTGGACCTGCGGGAGATGTACCGTTTCCATGAAGAAAACGATGCTCCGATAACCATAGGGCTTATTTCGATTGACGACCCGAGAGAATTCGGAATTGCGGATATGGACATTAACAACCGGATCCACCGCTTCCTGGAAAAACCGAAAGCAGGCCAGATATTCAGCAACCTTGCAAGCACCGGCATTTATGTTTGCAGCCCTTCGATATTTGAATGGATACCTGAAGGCAAGAAATTCGACTTTGCAAAAGACCTTTTCCCCTTCATGCTGGCAGCCGACAAAAAAATCAATGGTGTACTTGTGCGGGGACAATGGACTGACGTTGGAAGTTCGGCAGCTTACAGGCAGGCACAGCGCTGGATGCTCGATGCCCTTCCTGGAACAACAATCGAAGGGAATTTCACAACCCGGAACGCAAGAATAAAAGGTCCTCTGTCCATAGGAAACAATGTATGCATAGGTTCGAATTCGTCCCTTGTAGGGCCAATAGTAATAGGGGAAAATACAACTATAGGCGATAACGTCCTTATCGGGCCTTACAGTGTTATAGGCTCAAACTGCACCATAGAGGACAATACAAAAATCCTTTCATCCTATCTTTTTGATAATGTGTCCATAGGAAAGGGATCCAATATCTCAGGCGGGGTAGTGGCAGACGAAACAATCATCGGAGAACACTGCTTCCTTGAAAATGGAACTGTTATTGGACATAAAGTACTGATCGGAAGTAATTCAACAATACATTCCGGAGTTAAGATCTGGCCCGAAGTTGTTATAGATAAAGACTCAAGCATAAAGGAAAACGTGATCAATTCCGGTTATGACGCTGCACATGAAGGTTCGTAA
- a CDS encoding pentapeptide repeat-containing protein gives MEFSAVSQSHKVKRTLWGSYFQDYYFWDSYFRDSHFRDSHFRDSHFRDSYFRDSYFRDSYFRDSYFSAPISTCAFLRFLISLMRLARISPR, from the coding sequence ATGGAATTTTCCGCTGTTTCTCAGTCTCACAAAGTTAAAAGAACCCTTTGGGGTTCTTACTTTCAGGATTATTACTTTTGGGATTCTTACTTTCGAGACTCTCACTTTCGAGACTCTCACTTTCGAGACTCTCACTTTCGGGATTCTTACTTTAGGGATTCTTACTTTAGGGATTCTTACTTTAGGGATTCTTATTTTTCAGCTCCAATCTCAACCTGCGCATTCTTGAGATTTCTCATTTCCCTTATGCGCCTGGCAAGGATTTCTCCCAGATAA
- a CDS encoding FKBP-type peptidyl-prolyl cis-trans isomerase, producing MHHFGIWIDFEMAWVPEKNAQEKEIMENSRTVKKGDYLLIDYTGKFEDGTVFDTTLKEKALEARIYDEKKGYRPFFFRTDTFQAIKGIDMGVLGMKEGEEKTLIIPPEEAYGMYKNYLVQEIPLEKLGLQTPPEPGTKIITPAGSEVKVLNSTETSATLDFNHELAGKTLILEIKLVSIIN from the coding sequence GTGCATCATTTCGGTATCTGGATAGATTTTGAAATGGCGTGGGTACCAGAGAAAAATGCACAGGAGAAAGAGATAATGGAAAATTCTCGTACTGTGAAAAAAGGGGATTACCTGCTTATTGATTATACTGGAAAATTCGAAGACGGAACGGTCTTTGATACCACTTTGAAGGAAAAAGCCCTCGAAGCAAGGATCTATGACGAAAAAAAAGGCTACCGGCCTTTTTTTTTCAGAACGGATACATTCCAGGCAATAAAAGGTATCGATATGGGAGTGCTTGGAATGAAAGAGGGTGAAGAAAAAACCCTCATAATTCCGCCTGAAGAAGCCTATGGAATGTATAAGAATTACCTTGTCCAGGAGATCCCTCTCGAAAAGCTTGGACTCCAGACCCCTCCTGAGCCAGGAACAAAAATCATAACACCCGCTGGGAGTGAGGTTAAAGTGCTCAACTCCACGGAAACTTCTGCTACCCTGGATTTTAACCACGAACTTGCAGGCAAAACCCTCATCCTTGAAATAAAACTGGTCTCGATCATAAACTGA
- a CDS encoding diacylglycerol/polyprenol kinase family protein — protein MSSREFIFEILRKSVHLVSILIVLIYELYGKEAILWALMLFLVTVIILDYFRVEHGIRIPFFHIMYRKSEADRFGGHIFFALGAISVISLFSREIAYAAILMATFGDLAAALIGKFYGKRKVFQRIFKNDKSIEGSASEFLIDFLIGLLILGNPIVSLMMAFLATLTETAVNKIDDNLIVPVFAGFFGQITLNFLAYL, from the coding sequence ATGTCGTCCAGAGAATTTATCTTTGAAATCCTTAGAAAAAGTGTGCATCTGGTTTCAATCCTGATCGTGCTTATCTACGAACTTTACGGAAAAGAAGCCATCCTATGGGCACTCATGCTATTTCTTGTAACTGTTATTATTCTTGACTACTTCCGGGTTGAGCATGGAATTCGAATACCTTTTTTCCATATTATGTACAGAAAAAGTGAAGCTGACCGCTTCGGAGGACATATCTTCTTTGCGCTCGGGGCAATTTCAGTAATATCCCTGTTCAGTCGAGAGATCGCTTACGCTGCAATTCTTATGGCCACCTTCGGGGACCTGGCTGCAGCTCTTATAGGAAAATTCTATGGAAAGAGGAAAGTTTTTCAAAGAATATTTAAAAATGACAAATCGATTGAAGGCTCAGCTTCGGAATTTCTTATTGATTTCCTCATAGGGCTGCTTATTCTCGGGAATCCCATTGTCTCTCTAATGATGGCGTTTCTTGCAACCCTTACGGAAACGGCAGTCAATAAAATTGATGATAACCTTATAGTGCCGGTTTTCGCAGGTTTTTTCGGGCAGATAACCCTGAATTTTCTGGCATATTTATAA